From Nocardia sp. NBC_00416:
CCCCAACGACCCCGATTTCGGTCATGTCCGGGTCGGGGTGGGCAGTCACCGCCTCGCCACCAAACTCGCCCGCCCGGAAACCGGCCCGCTCGAGGATCTGGAGCCGGTGTCCACGGTGGCGCTGCGCCGGTTCGTACGTACCCACTCGGTGGTGCACCGGTTGCCGACCGCGGTGTCGCTGCGCGCCTTCCCGGCTATCAACATCGGTGGCGATCCCGGCGAATCGCACACCCTGGTGCGTGCCATGCTCATGGAACTGGCGACGTTCCACGGCCCGGACCACCTGGCCATCGCGGTGGTCTGCAGCGACCCCGACGCACCGATCTGGTCCTGGGCGAAATGGCTGCCCCATCTGCAGCATCCGACCCAGCGCGACGGTATGGGCACGGTGCGGATGATGTACCAGTCGCTGGGTGAGCTGGAGACCGCGCTCTCGGCCGAACTGATCGAGCGGGGCCGCTTCATGCGCAACCCGCAGCCGACCCAGGGGCGGCTGCACCTGGTTGTCGTGATCGACGACGGCTACGTCAGCGGCAATGAGCGGCTGGTCGCCGAATCGGGCCTGGACTCGGTGACCGTACTGGATCTCACCGCCCCCGAGACCGGTCTGGCGGCGCGGCGCGGCCTGCAACTGGTCTGTGCGGACGCCGAGGTCTCGGCGAAGAGCGCGGCCGGGGTGGAGCGTTTCGCCACGGCCGACGAGGTGAGCACCGCCGAGGCCGAATCGTTTTCGCGGGCGCTGGCCCGATACCGGTTGGCGACCGCGGCGCAGATCGTGAGTCTGGGCGAGGGCACCACCGCCGACCCCGGACTGATGGCCTTGCTGAAGATCTCCGACGCCGCGCAGATCGACCCGGCCCGGGTGTGGCGTCCGCGTACCGCCCGGGAACGGTTGCGAGTGCCGATCGGCATCACTCCCGACGGCACACCGGTCGAGATCGATATCAAGGAGTCCGCGGAGAACGGTATGGGTCCGCACGGTCTGTGCATCGGCGCGACCGGTTCGGGTAAATCGGAATTCCTGCGCACGCTGGTGCTCTCGCTGGTGGCGACCCATTCTCCCGACGCGCTGAACCTGGTCCTGGTCGACTTCAAGGGCGGCGCGACCTTCCTGGGTCTCGATCCGCTGCCGCATGTCGCGGCGGTGATCACCAACCTGGAAGAGGAACTCTCCCTGGTCGACCGTATGAAAGACGCGTTGGCCGGTGAGATGAACCGCCGCCAGGAACTGCTGCGGTCCTCCGGCAACTACGCCAATGTGACCGATTACGAGAAAGCGCGCGCCGCCGGTGTTCCGCTGGACCCGCTACCGGCCCTGTTCGTCGTCGTCGACGAGTTCTCCGAACTGCTGTCACAGAAACCGGATTTCGCGGAACTGTTCGTGATGATCGGCCGCCTCGGCCGGTCGCTGCACGTCCATCTGTTGTTGGCCTCGCAGCGACTCGAGGAGAACAAACTCCGCGGCCTGGAATCCCATCTGTCGTACCGGATCGGCCTGCGTACCTTCTCGGCCAACGAGTCGCGGGCCGTGCTGGGTATCACCGACGCTTACCATCTGCCCAGTGTCCCCGGCTCGGGCTACCTGAAGAGCGACGCCTCCGACCCGTTGCGTTTCAACGCCAGCTATGTTTCCGGTCAGTACGAGGCGCCCCACGGGACGGTCACCGGGGAGGACGGCAGCCCGCTCGCCCGGCAGCGCCCGGCGATGTTCACCGCGGCGCCGGTCGAGTTGCCCGAGATCCCGGTGGACGACCAGGCGTCGCCGGCCGCGGGGAATCCGCTGCTCGAACTGCCGCCACCGCCCTCGCAGATGTCGGCCGCCGCCCTGGAGGGCGAGGGCGTACCGGACTCCCTGCTCGACGTCGTCGTGAAGCGGCTGACCGGGCACGGCCGGCCCGCCCACGAGGTGTGGCTGCCGCCGCTGGACGAGTCGCCCACGGTGGATATGCTGCTGCCGGAGCCCGATTGGCGGTCGCCGGTCAATCGGCACGGCCAGTTGTGGATGCCGATCGGCGTCATCGACAAACCGTACGAGCAGCGCCGCGATGTGCTCACCATCAATCTGGCCGGTTCGCAGGGCAATGTCGCGGTGGTGGGCGGTCCGCAGTCAGGTAAGTCGACGACGCTGCGGGCCATCATCATGGCGGCCGCCGCCACGCACACCCCCGAACAAGTACAGATCTACTGCCTGGATTTCGGTGGCGGCAGTATGACCGGTCTCGTCGGGATTCCCCATGTCGGTTCGGTGGCCGGGCGGCTCGACGGCGACCGGGTCCGCCGGACCATCGCCGAACTCACCTCGCTCATGCGTCAGCGTGAAGAGCGGTTCGCCGAGCACGGCATCGAGTCCATGGCCGAATATCGCCGCCGGAAGTTCGCCGCTCTGCAACAGGGCATCACCGACCCGTTCCCCGAGGACGCGTTCGGCGATGTGTTCCTGGTGATCGACGGCTGGATGGCGATGCGGGAGGAATTCGACGTCCTGGAGCCGCAGATCAATGCCATTGCCGGGCAGGGTCTTTCGTTCGGCATCCACCTGCTGATCGGCGCTTCGCGCTGGGCCGAGATCCGGCCGGTGATCAAGGATCAGATCGGCACCCGGATCGAATTGCGTCTCGGCGACCCCACCGATTCGGAAATGGGCCGCCGGGTAGCCCATCAGGTGCCGGTGGGGCGGCCGGGCCGGGGCCTCACCGCCGACCATCTGCACATGCTCATCGCACTGCCCAGGCTGGACTCCAACTCCGATGCCGGCAATGTCGCGGAGGGGGTGACCGGGGCGCGCACCGAATTGGCGCAGTTGTACGCGAACCGCCGCGCGCCCGAGGTCCGGATGCTGCCGCTGAAGTTCGAGCGGGCCGACCTGCTCGACCAGGCGCGCGCGCAGGGCATCGAA
This genomic window contains:
- the eccCa gene encoding type VII secretion protein EccCa, which produces MATEGFVRRPRIAPPRAPGGEVALTAPPEVPRAVPAPLMTKIMPVVMVVMVVGMIGMMAMMGRNLLANPFMMMFPMMMIMSMVGMMAGFRGGGGKRAVELNEERKDYFRYLDQVRRDVRRTGGKQLESLEWSHPEPADLPSLVGTRRMWERRPNDPDFGHVRVGVGSHRLATKLARPETGPLEDLEPVSTVALRRFVRTHSVVHRLPTAVSLRAFPAINIGGDPGESHTLVRAMLMELATFHGPDHLAIAVVCSDPDAPIWSWAKWLPHLQHPTQRDGMGTVRMMYQSLGELETALSAELIERGRFMRNPQPTQGRLHLVVVIDDGYVSGNERLVAESGLDSVTVLDLTAPETGLAARRGLQLVCADAEVSAKSAAGVERFATADEVSTAEAESFSRALARYRLATAAQIVSLGEGTTADPGLMALLKISDAAQIDPARVWRPRTARERLRVPIGITPDGTPVEIDIKESAENGMGPHGLCIGATGSGKSEFLRTLVLSLVATHSPDALNLVLVDFKGGATFLGLDPLPHVAAVITNLEEELSLVDRMKDALAGEMNRRQELLRSSGNYANVTDYEKARAAGVPLDPLPALFVVVDEFSELLSQKPDFAELFVMIGRLGRSLHVHLLLASQRLEENKLRGLESHLSYRIGLRTFSANESRAVLGITDAYHLPSVPGSGYLKSDASDPLRFNASYVSGQYEAPHGTVTGEDGSPLARQRPAMFTAAPVELPEIPVDDQASPAAGNPLLELPPPPSQMSAAALEGEGVPDSLLDVVVKRLTGHGRPAHEVWLPPLDESPTVDMLLPEPDWRSPVNRHGQLWMPIGVIDKPYEQRRDVLTINLAGSQGNVAVVGGPQSGKSTTLRAIIMAAAATHTPEQVQIYCLDFGGGSMTGLVGIPHVGSVAGRLDGDRVRRTIAELTSLMRQREERFAEHGIESMAEYRRRKFAALQQGITDPFPEDAFGDVFLVIDGWMAMREEFDVLEPQINAIAGQGLSFGIHLLIGASRWAEIRPVIKDQIGTRIELRLGDPTDSEMGRRVAHQVPVGRPGRGLTADHLHMLIALPRLDSNSDAGNVAEGVTGARTELAQLYANRRAPEVRMLPLKFERADLLDQARAQGIESSATRIVVGLGESELQPLVMDFNAEPHFMAFADVECGKTTLLRNIVMGITENSTAETARVIMIDYRRTMLGVIEGDQLAGYSTSSQTCAPMIKEVAAYLAKRIPGSDITPQQLRDRSWWSGPEIYIVVDDYDMVAAGSTNPFQPLIEFLPQARDIGMHLVVTRRIGGVSRALYDPILGTMKNMSVETLIMSGSKDEGKLIGDVRPGKLPPGRGTLVSRSRGIEMVHIAHLDPL